A stretch of the Streptococcus oralis genome encodes the following:
- the nusG gene encoding transcription termination/antitermination protein NusG: protein MDSFDKGWFVLQTYYGYENKVKENLLQRAQTYNMLDNILRVEIPTQTVQVEKNGKKKEVEENRFPGYVLVEMVMTDEAWFVVRNTPNVTGFVGSHGNRSKPTPLLEQEIRDILVSMGQTVQEFDIDVEVGQTVRIVDGAFADYTGKITEIDNNKVKMIISMFGNDTIAEVNLNQIAEL, encoded by the coding sequence ATGGATAGTTTTGACAAGGGATGGTTTGTTCTACAAACTTATTATGGCTATGAAAATAAGGTAAAAGAAAATCTATTGCAACGTGCGCAAACATATAACATGTTGGATAATATTCTACGCGTTGAGATTCCAACACAAACCGTGCAAGTTGAGAAAAATGGAAAGAAAAAGGAAGTTGAAGAGAATCGCTTTCCAGGTTATGTCCTTGTAGAAATGGTCATGACAGATGAAGCATGGTTCGTCGTTCGAAACACACCTAACGTAACAGGATTCGTCGGCTCACACGGTAACAGATCAAAACCAACTCCACTATTGGAACAAGAAATTCGTGATATTCTGGTTTCAATGGGACAAACTGTTCAAGAGTTTGATATTGATGTTGAAGTTGGCCAGACAGTCCGCATCGTTGATGGCGCTTTTGCAGATTACACAGGTAAAATTACTGAAATTGATAACAACAAAGTGAAGATGATTATCTCTATGTTTGGTAATGATACGATTGCAGAAGTGAATCTCAACCAAATTGCAGAATTATAA
- a CDS encoding sigma-70 family RNA polymerase sigma factor — protein MNLKDLYEESKGIVHKCRKDYHLHLWEKEDWDQEGMLCLYELVSRNPELLEGERHQLYVCFKTKFRNRILDYIRKQESHKRRFDKEPYEEVSEISHRLGEKGLRLDDYYLFHELLKTYKSKQSMEKQELIDRLIGGEVFRGRKALLRELSLIFSEFR, from the coding sequence ATGAATCTAAAAGACTTATATGAAGAAAGTAAGGGAATCGTCCATAAGTGTCGAAAAGATTATCATTTGCATCTGTGGGAGAAAGAGGACTGGGACCAGGAAGGCATGTTATGTCTATATGAGCTGGTGAGTCGCAACCCAGAGTTACTAGAGGGCGAGCGCCATCAACTTTATGTTTGCTTTAAAACAAAATTTAGAAATCGTATTCTAGATTACATCCGTAAGCAGGAAAGCCACAAGCGTCGTTTCGACAAAGAACCCTATGAAGAAGTGAGTGAGATTAGCCATCGTCTAGGAGAAAAAGGACTCAGGCTGGACGATTATTATCTCTTTCACGAACTTCTGAAGACATACAAATCAAAGCAGAGTATGGAAAAACAAGAATTAATAGATCGTCTAATAGGAGGAGAAGTCTTTAGAGGACGTAAAGCTCTACTAAGAGAACTTTCCCTAATCTTTTCAGAATTTCGGTAA